From one Gemmatimonadota bacterium genomic stretch:
- a CDS encoding energy transducer TonB, with product MNKKLDPWITPEIPRTKNPACDLKRTYKHAFRISMVIAFILHVGMGLMFPTFTAGTRKIERRTIVIETVDIPETRQIHRAPPPPRPSIPIATESEDVPDDVTIETTDLDFDKVDLHVPPPPVETAAIEEPEEEILEYFMVEEKPVLIHRVAPVYPPVALKAGIEGTIHLKILVDKAGIVEQAQAVKGKEIFHKAALRAVNQYRFKPARQNDRPVKVYLVIPIRFRITN from the coding sequence ATGAATAAAAAATTAGATCCGTGGATTACGCCTGAAATCCCGCGTACTAAAAATCCAGCCTGTGATCTCAAACGCACGTACAAGCACGCATTTCGCATCAGCATGGTGATTGCATTCATCTTGCATGTGGGCATGGGGCTTATGTTTCCCACATTCACAGCCGGTACTCGCAAAATAGAGCGGCGCACCATCGTCATTGAGACCGTCGATATACCGGAAACCCGTCAGATTCACCGCGCGCCGCCACCGCCACGGCCGTCTATTCCGATTGCAACCGAAAGCGAGGATGTTCCCGACGACGTTACTATTGAAACTACCGACCTCGATTTCGACAAGGTCGATCTCCATGTGCCCCCACCCCCTGTTGAGACCGCAGCAATAGAGGAACCTGAAGAAGAGATACTCGAATATTTCATGGTTGAAGAAAAACCCGTACTCATCCATCGTGTAGCACCTGTATATCCCCCAGTCGCTCTCAAGGCGGGTATTGAAGGCACTATTCATTTGAAAATACTGGTTGACAAAGCCGGAATAGTCGAACAGGCCCAGGCTGTCAAAGGCAAAGAAATTTTTCACAAAGCAGCCCTTCGGGCCGTTAATCAATACCGCTTTAAGCCAGCCCGTCAAAATGATAGACCTGTTAAAGTCTATCTCGTCATACCCATACGTTTCCGAATTACTAACTAA
- a CDS encoding AAA family ATPase, translating into MSIFALYSMKGGVGKTAAAVNLAYEAVRSGATALLCDLDPQGAAAFYFRIRAKKKFGRKRFLKGGKHLKNNIRGTDFEGLDLLPSAMSFRNLDLGLVDERAKKKSYLKRLLTPMRKEYDYIFLDCPPNLTLLAEHVFRAADYVVVPCIPTTLSMLTHQKLIDFFNKNGLKRRKMVSFFSMVEQRKTIHREMIAQVGERKEKFLNAQIPYTTDVERMGLARQPVACFKPRSKATQAYRELWTELQMLG; encoded by the coding sequence GTGAGCATCTTTGCGTTGTACAGCATGAAAGGTGGCGTGGGGAAAACCGCCGCAGCTGTGAATCTGGCCTATGAAGCGGTTCGTTCTGGGGCGACTGCATTGCTGTGCGATTTAGACCCACAGGGAGCTGCGGCTTTTTATTTTCGCATTCGCGCAAAAAAAAAGTTTGGACGCAAGCGTTTCTTGAAGGGCGGCAAGCATTTAAAGAATAATATTCGGGGGACGGACTTTGAAGGTCTGGACTTATTACCTTCGGCCATGTCTTTTCGCAATCTGGATTTGGGGTTGGTGGACGAGCGGGCGAAGAAGAAAAGCTATTTGAAACGTCTGTTGACGCCGATGAGGAAAGAGTACGATTATATTTTTTTAGACTGCCCGCCCAACCTGACGCTCCTTGCCGAGCATGTTTTCCGAGCGGCTGATTATGTGGTGGTTCCGTGTATTCCGACAACTCTGTCGATGTTAACGCATCAAAAATTAATAGATTTTTTTAACAAAAATGGTTTGAAGCGCAGAAAAATGGTGTCGTTTTTTTCAATGGTTGAGCAGCGCAAGACAATACACAGGGAAATGATCGCACAGGTGGGCGAGCGCAAGGAAAAATTTCTGAACGCGCAAATTCCTTACACGACAGATGTGGAAAGGATGGGCTTGGCGAGACAACCCGTGGCATGCTTCAAGCCGCGTTCAAAGGCAACTCAGGCGTATCGGGAATTGTGGACAGAATTGCAAATGCTTGGATGA
- a CDS encoding CHAD domain-containing protein: MITRSETYILSEPHGWDVVEQLAPERLLPVSEVENTVQYFDTFDWRLYQKGLALIQAGNAVYLQRISDGEHPLHNQIEMKQHLEGRFWWMFPEGELRDTLRGALSVRALLLRAQVRQKVCGFGVLNADEKTVVRLFITHTSTENGRVATLTCRSVRGYERDFENLRRRFRKLDVAPVAEDVFERVMDLAGCVPGDYSSKLNLDLNHEASGREATCEILRCLHDVMRQNETGIRADWDTEFLHDFRVAIRRTRSALSQIKGVLPEDAVAHFKDAFRQLGRSTNRLRDLDVYLLDEETYRAMLPRSLQPGLDAVFSRLKSERRRALSDMVQVLDKPEYLDLMDSWATFFQGEESRGGKDSAVPAIALARKFIFKRFKQVLKRGKAIGEDTPDEALHNLRIDCKKLRYLLEFFASFFPKNKMDKLIGYMKKLQDNLGDFNDLSVQQQELTTYLNEVLPRSRRADRLLCAAAIGGLIARLHDQQQAVRREFASAFAVYAGKKNVRLYRDLFG; encoded by the coding sequence ATGATCACGCGCAGTGAAACTTATATTTTGAGTGAACCACATGGATGGGATGTGGTCGAACAACTCGCGCCTGAGCGCCTGCTGCCTGTATCTGAGGTTGAGAACACGGTGCAATATTTCGACACGTTTGACTGGCGCTTGTATCAAAAGGGACTTGCGCTGATACAAGCGGGAAATGCGGTGTATTTACAGCGCATTTCAGATGGTGAACACCCTTTACACAATCAGATCGAAATGAAACAACATCTGGAAGGCCGCTTCTGGTGGATGTTTCCAGAAGGCGAGTTACGCGACACACTACGGGGCGCGCTCTCAGTTCGAGCGCTGTTACTTCGGGCGCAGGTGAGGCAGAAGGTTTGCGGATTTGGCGTTTTAAATGCAGATGAAAAGACGGTTGTTCGGCTATTTATTACGCATACCAGCACAGAAAATGGACGCGTTGCGACTTTGACTTGCCGAAGCGTGCGGGGATATGAGCGCGATTTTGAGAATTTACGCCGTCGTTTCCGAAAATTGGATGTTGCGCCTGTGGCAGAAGATGTATTTGAACGCGTGATGGATCTCGCAGGGTGCGTGCCGGGCGATTATTCTTCAAAGCTGAATCTCGACCTGAATCACGAAGCGAGCGGACGTGAAGCAACATGTGAGATTTTGAGATGCCTGCACGATGTGATGCGCCAGAATGAAACGGGCATTCGCGCGGATTGGGATACGGAATTTCTGCACGATTTTCGGGTTGCGATTCGGCGCACGCGGTCGGCGCTGAGTCAAATCAAAGGCGTTTTGCCCGAAGATGCTGTAGCACATTTTAAGGATGCGTTTCGGCAACTGGGCAGATCGACCAATCGGTTGCGCGATCTGGATGTGTATTTGCTCGATGAAGAGACTTATCGCGCGATGTTGCCCCGGTCGCTACAACCCGGTCTGGACGCTGTGTTTTCGCGCTTAAAAAGCGAGCGGCGGCGCGCCCTTAGCGACATGGTGCAGGTCCTCGATAAACCCGAATATCTGGACTTGATGGATTCATGGGCGACTTTTTTTCAGGGCGAAGAGTCTCGGGGGGGGAAGGACTCTGCTGTACCTGCTATAGCCCTTGCGCGAAAATTTATTTTTAAACGCTTTAAGCAAGTGCTCAAAAGGGGCAAGGCGATTGGTGAAGATACGCCCGATGAGGCATTGCACAATTTGCGAATCGACTGCAAGAAATTGCGATATTTGTTAGAATTTTTTGCCTCTTTTTTTCCCAAAAACAAGATGGATAAACTCATCGGGTATATGAAGAAGTTGCAGGATAATCTGGGAGATTTTAACGATTTATCGGTACAACAACAGGAATTGACGACCTATTTAAACGAGGTGTTGCCCCGCAGCCGGCGTGCAGACCGCCTGCTTTGTGCCGCGGCTATTGGCGGGCTTATTGCGCGTTTGCACGACCAGCAGCAAGCTGTTAGACGCGAATTTGCCAGTGCATTTGCCGTTTATGCGGGAAAAAAAAATGTCCGTTTGTACCGCGATTTATTTGGATAG
- a CDS encoding CYTH domain-containing protein has product MIKEIERKFCVRKMPDLTACTGVEISQGYLSVGENDPEIRLRRNGERFYQTVKIGKGVQRTEVEVELSQAQFDNLWPLTEGRRVEKVRYEIAEGIWTIELDVYRGHLKGLIVAEVEFETIDESSRFVPPLWFGREVTDDDRYKNAILANKGTPDDHAQ; this is encoded by the coding sequence ATGATAAAAGAAATTGAACGGAAGTTTTGCGTGCGAAAAATGCCGGATCTGACGGCCTGTACAGGAGTAGAAATCTCACAGGGCTATCTCTCGGTAGGTGAGAATGACCCTGAGATTCGGCTGCGTCGCAACGGCGAGCGATTTTATCAGACAGTAAAAATTGGGAAGGGTGTGCAACGGACGGAAGTCGAGGTGGAATTGAGCCAGGCGCAATTTGATAACCTCTGGCCTTTAACTGAGGGTAGGCGAGTCGAAAAAGTTCGTTATGAGATAGCCGAAGGGATATGGACAATTGAACTGGATGTGTACCGCGGCCACTTGAAGGGCTTGATAGTAGCCGAAGTCGAATTTGAGACCATAGATGAAAGTTCCCGATTTGTCCCACCGCTCTGGTTTGGCCGAGAGGTGACCGATGATGACCGTTACAAAAATGCAATCCTCGCAAATAAGGGGACGCCCGATGATCACGCGCAGTGA
- a CDS encoding SDR family NAD(P)-dependent oxidoreductase — protein MSLDGKKALVTGGRRNIGRGIALALAQAGCDVGINDLERDADAGRTLELILDQGREADFFQADISNRAQVEAMFTAFIDRFNRLDILVNNPYAGSGATFLEITEENWDLTLDVCLKGFFLCSQQAARIMVQQGEGGCIVSTSSVHAYRAWPEDTAYGVAKAGVLRLTESMAVDLGPHNIRCNAVMPGYMDLTHIFGTQAPSVGSVSDELKTNIPLERRGTPEDIGRAVAFLCSPAAGNITGASLPVDGGLLTTGV, from the coding sequence ATGTCACTCGATGGAAAAAAGGCTCTCGTCACTGGTGGACGCCGCAATATCGGGCGCGGAATTGCCCTTGCTCTGGCTCAGGCGGGCTGTGATGTGGGCATCAACGACCTGGAACGAGATGCCGATGCCGGCAGGACCCTGGAACTGATCCTGGATCAGGGGCGAGAAGCCGACTTCTTTCAGGCCGATATCTCCAACCGGGCACAGGTGGAAGCAATGTTCACCGCCTTCATCGACCGTTTTAACCGCCTCGATATCCTGGTCAACAATCCCTATGCCGGAAGCGGGGCTACCTTCCTCGAAATCACCGAAGAAAACTGGGATTTGACCCTGGACGTATGTCTCAAAGGCTTTTTTCTTTGCAGTCAGCAGGCTGCCCGCATCATGGTACAACAGGGCGAGGGAGGCTGCATTGTCAGTACTTCTTCGGTCCATGCCTACCGCGCCTGGCCCGAAGATACGGCCTACGGAGTAGCCAAAGCCGGTGTGCTGCGTCTCACCGAGAGCATGGCCGTGGACTTAGGTCCTCACAATATCCGCTGCAACGCCGTGATGCCGGGGTATATGGACCTGACCCATATTTTTGGCACTCAGGCTCCGTCTGTGGGCAGCGTGTCCGATGAACTCAAAACCAATATCCCTCTGGAGCGCCGCGGCACCCCCGAAGACATCGGACGAGCCGTTGCCTTTCTCTGCTCGCCAGCGGCTGGCAATATTACCGGTGCATCCCTACCAGTGGATGGCGGTCTCTTGACCACGGGCGTCTAA